The Angustibacter sp. Root456 genome includes the window CCACCACGACCCGACCGCCGAGCAGCGCTCGCTGGCCGACCAGCTGCTCGCCGACCCCGCCATCGACCTCGTCTACGGCCATCACGCGCACGTGGTGCAGCCGGTGCAGCGGCTGCACGGCAAGTGGGTGGTCTACGGCCTCGGCAACGCGATCGCGGCGCAGAGCATTCAGCGCCCCGACACCTACCGCGGCCTCCTCGTGCGCGTGCAGCTGGTGCGCGACGCCTCCGGCCGCTGGCGCGGCGGCCGCCTCGACTGGGTGCCGTCGGGCATCACCACCGCTCCGGCCTACCGCTGGGTCGACCTGCGCCGGTCGCCGTCAGCCGTGAGCACCACGGGCCGCTACGTCGACCGCCTGGGCGCCGACCGCACGGACGCCGCGTTGTGGGGCGCCCAGACCTGACGCGTCAGAGCACCGTGTCGAGCAAGGGGCTCAGGTGCGGCGTACCCAGGGATCGGGCGGCCTGCTGCGCGCCCGCCCGAAGTGCTTGCGGCACAGGCGAACCGTCAAGCGTGGCGTGCAGAAACCCCGCCATGAACGCATCCCCCGCGCCGTTGGTGTCGACGACCTTCGCGACCGGGACCGCGGCCAGCCGCCTTGACCGGCGCCAACGTCGCCATCTCGCGTGCCGTGCGCGCCTAGACACACGAGCTGCTCGACCGCTGCCGGTGCGGCTCGCCGAAGACGAGTTCGTGGTCTCGTCGAGCACCGGGATAGGCGTTCGCTATTGGATCGGTGTGGGCGAGGAGAACGCGGTACTGCAGCGGTGCACCTGCCCGGCCACCAGGATATGCTGCTAGCTGGCCGCTGGCGCCATGGTCGCCGAGGGCTACGTCGAGGAGCTCGAGCACTACGTCCCCACCGGCCCGATGGTCGTCTGAGTGCTGGCCAGAGGCGCCGACTCAAGTGGACCAGAGTCTGAGCCACTCGTACTCGCCCGAGAGAACGCGGCCGGCCCGTGGCGGCCGCCGAGCGGTTCGCCGAGGCGATCGGCCGCCCGGACGTCGAGGACCGACGGCTGCTCGCCCTGATCCATCTCGACTGGCCCTCGATGGAGGACATCGCGCCTGCTGGCCGTCACACCGGACCAGCGCCGCCAGACGCTGGCTCGGCTGGGCGTCGCTCTGGACGCGATCAGCGACCGGGACTGAGTCTCGATCGGACCACGGCGGCCACCTGCTGCGCGCCAGCCACCGGGTCCTGGTGCTCCCAGACCCGCACCACCGCCCATCCCGCCTCAGCGAGACGGGCGTCGGTGTCGGCGTCACGACGTCGGTTGCCCTCGATCTTGTCCGCCCAGAACACGGCGTTCACCCGGGCCGGCCGGTGGTGCTCGGGGCACCCGTGCCAGTAGCAACCATCCAGGAAGACCGCCACCTTGGCCCTGGTGAAGACCAGGTCGGCTCGACGGCGTAGCCCCACCATCGGCGCGACGTCGACTCGGTACCGAAGGCCCAGCGCGTGCACGGCCTTGCGCAGCGCCAGCTCTGGACGGGTGTCTCGACGGCGGTTGCCCACCATCACCCGTCGGGCCGCCTCGCTGGAGGCCCAGGACTCGCCCCGACGACCGCTCAGCGCGCGCCTCGGAGCGCCGACGCCACGGAGGTGGCGAAGACCTCCCCCAGCAGTCGTGGCACCGCGTTGCCCAGCTGGCGCATCTGCTCCCCCCTCGGACCGGCCAGCTTCCAGGTGTCCGGGAAGGTCATCACCCGCGCGGTCTCGCGCACGGTCATGTACCGGATCGAGCCGTCGTCCAGCCGCATCACCGACTCGCCTCCGGGGACGCCGTGCACGCCCGCCTTGACGGTCTTGGCCGGCCTGTCCAGCAGGTTGGGCGTGTGGCCGGCGTAGATCCGCGCGCCCGGCCAGCGGATGTGGGCGTCGACGTCCGGGTGCTCGACCTTGTCCGGCCCCGGCTCCCCCAGCCCACGGATCGCGTCTCGCAGCGTGCGCCAGCGCCGCAGACCGTCGACCGGGCCGAGGACAGCCGGGATCGCGTCGGGCCGGGGCGCCATATCGTGCTCGTCCCAGTACGAGCCGTCGACCAGCGCGTGCGCCAGCGCGGTGTCGGAGTGGGTAGCTCTGGGCGGTCGCCATTCGATCTCCAGGTCGCGCCGGAAGGCCACCATCAGCACCCGGCGGCGCAACTGCGGGACGCCGTAGTCGGCGGCGTTGACCGGCACCACGTGCACGTCGTAGCGCTCGCTGGGGTCGGAGTTCGGGTGCGCCAGGGTCTTAACCAGCCGCTTGTTGTGGTCGACCCAGGACTCGCCCTCGACCCGCTGCTCGAACGGGGCGGACAGCTCGCGGGTGATGTAGTCGAAGTAGTCGCGGAACGAGGGCCGCATCAGCCCGATCACGTTCTCGCACAGGATCGCTCTGGGCTGGATCTCGCGCATCGCTCGGAAAAACCACGGGAAGCCGTTGCGGTCGTCGGTGTCCCCGCGCGCCAAGCCGCCGAGGCTGAACGGCTGGCAGGGCGGCCCACCGGCCAGGAGGTCGACCTGGCCGGTCAACCCGGTGAAGTCCACCTCGCGCACGTCGCCCTGGATCAGCGGCCATTTGTCGCTGAGCCGCTTGGGCAGCGGTGCCTCATCACGATGCGGCGCCGCCTTGTTGGCCAGCAGCGTCTGGCATGCGCGGGGGGCGAACTCGTTGACCAGCAGATGGCGGAAGCCCGCGTCGTGCAGGGCCATCGCCAGGCCACCGCCGCCGGCGAACAACTCCACCGACGTGCCCACCTCACGGACTCTGTTGCGCTTCGGCGCGGGGTTCGACGGCACGGGTAAACAGTAGAAGGCACCACCCACAGCCGAGTCGACCGGACCTTCCCGCTAGCGAACACGCAGGTCAGACGCTCGGCGGCGTGTCGCCGCCTGAGTCCTGTGCCAGCTGTGAATGCCAGTCCCCAGGCGACAGCTCCACCAGCCCCGTCTCCGTTCGTCGCCACCCGTCGATGTTCCAGGGGCTGTCCACGCTCTCCCGGTAGACGAAGACGCCCTGGGGAATGATCGACGCCTGCCAGCCGGGTGGCAGCTGATGCAGGACGTTGGCGAGGTGGTCCATCAAAGGCGAAGGCCCGGAAGCCAACGTGACGGTTCGACCAACGTAGTCCTCGGTCATCGCCTGGTCCTTCGGCAGGCGGCTGCGCTGAGAGGCGAACTTGAACAGATCGAAGGGCACCGCGTTCTTGATCGCCAACAGCGCCTGCTCGATCGGCATGGGCTCCCCGGCTCCATCGACCTCGATCACGCAATCGTGGCGCACCGGACGGTCGAGGTACCACTTGCCTGGCCGCCCGTCGGGGCGGCCTCGCCCCACGTCCTTCGGGGCGAATCCCTCCTTCACGTTCCACGGGGCCTTGCCCTGGGCCTGGTACCGCTCGATCAGCACGGATTCCGGCGAGGCGGAGTCGACGAACTTGTCGACGTAAAGGCACCGGAACGACATGTCTGCCAGGTCGATGTTGTACCGTCCGGAGCATCGGTTGAGGTGCTGGCCCAGCCTGTTGCGCAGCGCCTGCTTGGACTTGCCGATATAGACCGGCTGTCCCTGGTGGAACAACTGGTACACGCCGTGCTCGGGTCCAAGCTTGGCGAGGTTCTCCTTCGTCAGTGGGGCGGTCTCCAGCCCCTCCAAGGCGGCTGGCAGCTGAGCGAGCAGTGCAGCGTTCAGGTCCAGGGTGAACACGTCGGCGTTCGGCAGCAACTGGCCACGCTCGCGCTTGGGCACGTCGGATCCTCCCTGGGGCGACTTCGGCCATGGGCCTCACCTGGGCCTCGCGAGCCGCTCCGACCTCATCTTGCCAAGTTCGACCGACACGATCGGACCTTAGACGGGCGTCGAAACCCCAGACCGCACGTTCGGCCTAGCGAGTGATCGGGTGCGGCTAGGCTCGACACCCAACTCAAACAGCGGCCGCGAGCCGTACTTGTAGGTACCGTCGGAGCAGGAACGGCCAGGTCACTGGCCAGTGGCTCACTCCCACTCGATGGTGCCCGGCGGCTTGCTGGTGACGTCGAGCACCACGCGGTTGACCTCGGCCACCTCGTTGGTGATCCGGGTCGAGATGCGGGCCAGGACGTCGTAGGGAAGGCGAGTCCAGTCGGCCGTCATGGCGTCCTCGCTCGACACCGGGCGCAGCACGATGGGGTGGCCGTAGGTGCGGCCGTCGCCCTGCACGCCGACCGACCGGACGTCGGCGAGCAGCACCACGGGGCACTGCCAGATGGTGCGGTCGAGCTCGGCGGCGGTGAGCTCCTCGCGCACGATGCGGTCGGCGGCGCGCAGCGTCGCGAGCCGCTCGGCGGTCACCTCGCCGACGATCCGGATGCCGAGACCCGGGCCGGGGAACGGCTGGCGCCACACGATGCCCTCGGGCACGCCGAGCTCGAGGCCGACCGCGCGCACCTCGTCCTTGAACAGCGTGCGCAGCGGCTCGACGAGCTCGAACTGCAGGTCGTCGGGCAGGCCACCGACGTTGTGGTGGCTCTTGATGTTCGCCGCGCCCTCGCCGCCACCGGACTCGACGACGTCCGGGTAGAGCGTGCCCTGCACCAGGAACTTCACGGGGTGCCCGTCGGACGCCGCCTCGCCGACGACCTCGCGCGCGGCCTGCTCGAAGGTGCGGATGAACTCGCGCCCGATCGCCTTGCGCTTCTCCTCGGGGTCGGTGAGACCCGCCAGGGCGTCGAGGAACTTCTGGGAGGCGTCGACCACCTTCAGGGCCACGCCGGTGGCCTCGACGAAGTCCCGCTCGACCTGCTCGGCCTCGCCGTCGCGCAGCAGACCGTGGTCGACGAAGACGCAGGTGAGCTGGTCGCCCACCGCCTTCTGCACGATCGCGGCGGCCACGGAGGAGTCGACGCCACCTGACAGGCCGCAGATGACGTGCGCGTCGCCGATCTGCTCGCGCACCCGCTGGACGAGCTCCTCGGCGACACCGGCGGTGGTCCACGATCGCTCGAGCCCGGCACCGCGGGCCAGGAAGTTCTCGATCACGCGCTGCCCGAACGTCGAGTGCACGACCTCGGGGTGCCACTGGACGCCGTACAGCCGGCGCTCGTCGTTCTCGAAGGCCGCGACCGGCGTGCCCACGGTCTCGGCGGTGACCCGGAAGCCCTCGGGCGCGCGCTGCACGCTGTCGCCGTGGCTCATCCACACCGACTGCTCGTCGGTCTGGCCGTGGAACAGGGTGGAGTCCTGCGGCTGCACGCGGGCCGGCGTGCCGCCGTACTCGCGCTGGCCGGTGTGCGCGACGTCGCCGCCGAGCGCCCGCGCCATGGCCTGGAAGCCGTAGCAGATGCCGAGCACGGGCACGCCCGCCTCGAACAGCGCCGGGTCGACCGCCGGCGCGCCGTCGGCGTACACGCTGCTCGGGCCGCCCGACAGCACGATCGCCGAGGGCTGCTTGGCCAGCATGCGCTCGACCGGCATGGTGTGCGGCACGATCTCGCTGTAGCAGCTGGCCTCGCGCACGCGGCGGGCGATGAGCTGGGCGTACTGCGCGCCGAAGTCGACGACGAGGACGGGGCGCGACTCCAAGGGGGCTTCGGTCACGCAGCCAGCGTATCGGCGTCGCGGCCCTCGACCTCACGCGCCACCTTGCGCTCCATGATGAACGAGAAGAACGGCACGACGCCGGCGAGCGCCACGCCAAGGATCTTCGTGAGCGGCCACTTCACCTTCAGGCCGAGGTCGGCTGTCGCCACCAGGTAGAGCATGTACAGCACGCCGTGGATCGGGCTCCACCAGGTCAGGGCGTCGTTGTCGAAGCCGTAGTGCAGCACCATCTCGGCGCACAGGATGAGCAGCCCGACGCCCACCACGAAGGCCATGATCTTGAACCGCGTCAGCGCGGACTTCACTCGCGGGGTCACACGCTGACCTTCTCACGCGGGGCCGCGCGCTGTTCGAGCTGGTCCTGGCGCACCATCTTCCACCACAGCACGAAGGCGAAGCCGGCGAAGACCCACCACTGGACGGCGTAGGCGGCGTTGCGCCAGGCCAGCCCGCCCGGTTGGGGCTTGGGGGGCGGCACGCGCTCGGGCTGGACGGCGCTCAGGGTGGCTCCCGAGGCCGGCGCCTCCTGCGTCACCACGAGAAAGCCGTTGTAGATGGGCGAGCCCCAGCGGTTCACCAGGTCGGCCGCGTCGAGGGCGGCGAGCTGACCGTCCGGCAGCGGGGCGGCGTCCTCCACCGGGGCGTCGTCGGGCTGCAGCACACCGCGCACCTCGACCGGTCCCGTGGGTGCGGTGCCCGCAGCGGCGCGCGGGTCGTCCGGCGACGGCACCCAGCCGCGGACGGCGGGCAGCCAACCCCCGGCGTCCGTGCGCAGCGCGCCCACGACCCACCACCCGTCGGTACCGCCCTGCAACCGGTGGGCGATGAGCACCTGTCGCTGCGGGTCGTAGCTGCCGCGGGCGACGACCTGGCGCCCGTCGGCGGCGGTCGCGAAGGGCTGCTGGGGCTGCAGCACCTGGGCGAGCGCCACGGGCGGCCGGGCAGCCACCTCACGCCGGGCCTTCTCGGCGCCGCGGTCGCGGGCGACCCCCAGCTGCCACGACCCCAGCCAGCCGAACGCGACGGCCACGACGACGACCGCGCCCAACAGGGCGAGCCATCGTGGTTGCAAGGCGGTGCGCAGCACGGGTTCGACGGTACGCGAAATGCCGTGGAGACCCGTCAGCGGTGGGACGTACCGTGGTCCATCGTGCGCCCCTTGCCTTACTCCGACCCCGGCACGCCCGACCTCACCGGCCCCGGGCGCTTCCTGCTCTGGGTCGGCCGCCAGCAGAAGGGGACGCTGGCGATCGGCATCGTGTGGGGCGTGGCCTGGATGGTCGCCCAGGCGCTGGTGCCGGTGGCGGTCGGTCGGGGCATCGACCACGGTGTCGTCGCCCACGACGGCGGGGCGCTGCTGCTGTGGTCGGGCGCGGTGGCCGTGCTCGCCGTCGTCCAGTCGCTGTCCGGGGTGATGCGGCACCGCACGGCCGTCAGCAACTGGCTGCAAGCGAGTTTTCGCACCGCGCAGCTGCTGGGGCACCACACCGCGGACGTCGGCGAGGCGCTCCCCCGCACCATCCCCACCGGCGAGGTGGTGTCGACCGTCACCAACGACGCGATGCGGCTCGGCGGCGCCTTCGACATCACCGCGCGGCTGTCGGGCGCGGTCGTGAGCTACGCCGTCGTCGCGGTGGTGCTGCTGCGCACGTCGGTGCCGCTCGGGCTGCTCGTGCTCGTCGGCGTCCCGGTGCTCACCGGCGCGCTCGGGCTGCTCGTGCGGCCTCTGCAGCGGCGCCAGGCCGCTCAGCGCGAGGAGGCCGGCCGGCTCACCACGCTGGGCGCGGACACGGTCGCCGGGCTGCGCGTGCTGCGCGGGATCGGCGGCGAGCAGACCTTCGTCGACCGGTACCGCCACCGCTCGCAGGCGGTGCGCGTCTCGGGCGTGCGGGTCGCGGGCGTCCAGGCGGCGCTCGACGCGGCGCAGGTGCTGCTGCCCGGCATCTTCGTCGTGCTCGTCACCTGGCTGGGAGCCCGGCTGGCCGTGGAGGGCACGATCTCGGTCGGCGACCTCGTGACCTTCTACGGGCTCTCCGCGTTCCTCGTGACGCCGCTGCGCACGGCCACCGAGGCCGTCGAGAAGATGACCCGCGCCTGGATCGGCGCCCGCAAGATCATCGCCGTGCTGCGGGTGAGCCCGCAGGTCGTCGACCGCACGAACGGCGCACGCGCCGAGCTCGACGACGCCCCGCTGCACGACCCGCTGTCGGGTGTGACGGTGACGCCGGGCCGGCTCACCGCGGTGGTCTCGGCGCGACCGGAGGAGACCGCGGCGCTCGCCGACCGGCTCGGCCGGTTCGCCGAGGTACCGAGCGCGCCGGTGCAGCTCGGCGACCAGCGCATCGACCTGCTGCCGCTGGCCGCCGTGCGCCGCCACGTCGTGGTGAGCGAGAGCGAGCCGCGGCTGTTCACCGGCTCGCTGCGCCGCCAGCTGCTGGCCGCGGCGCGGGTGGGTGACGGCGACGTCGACCGCGCGCTGCACACCGCGCTCGACACGGCGGCCGCGCACGACGTCCTCGAGGCGCTCCCCCACGGCGTCGACAGCGACGTCGAGGAGCGCGGCCGGTCGTTCAGCGGCGGCCAGCGCCAGCGGCTCTCGCTGGCTCGGGCCCTGCTCACCGACGCCCCGGTGCTCGTGCTCGTGGAGCCGACGAGCGCCGTGGACGCGCACACCGAGGCTCGCGTCGCGGCGCGGCTGAGCGAGCAGCGCGCCGGGCGCACCACCGTGGTGATGACCGCCAGCCCGCTGCTGCTCGACCACGCCGACCACGTCGTGTTCCTGCGCGACGGGGCCGTCGTCGCCGAGGGCACGCACCGCGAGCTGCTGGCAGGCGAGCCGGCGTACGCCCACACCGTCACCAGGGGGGACGACGCATGAGCGAGACCACGAAGGGCCCGGCCCCCACCGACACCAAGCTGCCGGTGGCTGGCGGCGAGAGCGTGCGCCGCGAGGCGCGACTGCTGCTGGGGCAGCACCGGCGTGGGCTCGGTGCCGTGCTCGGGCTGCACGCGGTCGCGGCGCTGGCCGGGCTCGCCGGGCCGGCACTGCTCGGACGGCTGGTCGACGCGGTGCGGACGGGGGCGACCCTCGGCCACGTCGACCGGGTCGCGGCGGTGCTGGCCGCGGCGATCCTCGTCCAGACGGCGCTCACCTGGGCGGCGCGACGACAGTCGTTCGTGCTGGCCGAGCAGGTCTTCGCCGACCTGCGCGAGCAGTTCATGGACCGCGTCGTCGCCCTGCCGCTGTCGACCGTCGAGCGCGCCGGCACCGGCGACCTGGTCACGCGCACCACCCGCGACGTCGACCAGCTCTCGCACACGGTGCGCTTCGCCGTCCCGACGGTGCTCGTGGCGTCGATGACGACGGTGCTCACGCTCGTCGCGACGTTCACCGCGGGCTGGCTCGTCGCGCTGCCGGT containing:
- a CDS encoding DUF3817 domain-containing protein — encoded protein: MTPRVKSALTRFKIMAFVVGVGLLILCAEMVLHYGFDNDALTWWSPIHGVLYMLYLVATADLGLKVKWPLTKILGVALAGVVPFFSFIMERKVAREVEGRDADTLAA
- a CDS encoding DNA cytosine methyltransferase; this encodes MELFAGGGGLAMALHDAGFRHLLVNEFAPRACQTLLANKAAPHRDEAPLPKRLSDKWPLIQGDVREVDFTGLTGQVDLLAGGPPCQPFSLGGLARGDTDDRNGFPWFFRAMREIQPRAILCENVIGLMRPSFRDYFDYITRELSAPFEQRVEGESWVDHNKRLVKTLAHPNSDPSERYDVHVVPVNAADYGVPQLRRRVLMVAFRRDLEIEWRPPRATHSDTALAHALVDGSYWDEHDMAPRPDAIPAVLGPVDGLRRWRTLRDAIRGLGEPGPDKVEHPDVDAHIRWPGARIYAGHTPNLLDRPAKTVKAGVHGVPGGESVMRLDDGSIRYMTVRETARVMTFPDTWKLAGPRGEQMRQLGNAVPRLLGEVFATSVASALRGAR
- a CDS encoding PfkB family carbohydrate kinase, translated to MLDETTNSSSASRTGSGRAARVSRRARHARWRRWRRSRRLAAVPVAKVVDTNGAGDAFMAGFLHATLDGSPVPQALRAGAQQAARSLGTPHLSPLLDTVL
- a CDS encoding SURF1 family protein, coding for MLRTALQPRWLALLGAVVVVAVAFGWLGSWQLGVARDRGAEKARREVAARPPVALAQVLQPQQPFATAADGRQVVARGSYDPQRQVLIAHRLQGGTDGWWVVGALRTDAGGWLPAVRGWVPSPDDPRAAAGTAPTGPVEVRGVLQPDDAPVEDAAPLPDGQLAALDAADLVNRWGSPIYNGFLVVTQEAPASGATLSAVQPERVPPPKPQPGGLAWRNAAYAVQWWVFAGFAFVLWWKMVRQDQLEQRAAPREKVSV
- the guaA gene encoding glutamine-hydrolyzing GMP synthase produces the protein MTEAPLESRPVLVVDFGAQYAQLIARRVREASCYSEIVPHTMPVERMLAKQPSAIVLSGGPSSVYADGAPAVDPALFEAGVPVLGICYGFQAMARALGGDVAHTGQREYGGTPARVQPQDSTLFHGQTDEQSVWMSHGDSVQRAPEGFRVTAETVGTPVAAFENDERRLYGVQWHPEVVHSTFGQRVIENFLARGAGLERSWTTAGVAEELVQRVREQIGDAHVICGLSGGVDSSVAAAIVQKAVGDQLTCVFVDHGLLRDGEAEQVERDFVEATGVALKVVDASQKFLDALAGLTDPEEKRKAIGREFIRTFEQAAREVVGEAASDGHPVKFLVQGTLYPDVVESGGGEGAANIKSHHNVGGLPDDLQFELVEPLRTLFKDEVRAVGLELGVPEGIVWRQPFPGPGLGIRIVGEVTAERLATLRAADRIVREELTAAELDRTIWQCPVVLLADVRSVGVQGDGRTYGHPIVLRPVSSEDAMTADWTRLPYDVLARISTRITNEVAEVNRVVLDVTSKPPGTIEWE
- a CDS encoding ABC transporter ATP-binding protein, whose translation is MRPLPYSDPGTPDLTGPGRFLLWVGRQQKGTLAIGIVWGVAWMVAQALVPVAVGRGIDHGVVAHDGGALLLWSGAVAVLAVVQSLSGVMRHRTAVSNWLQASFRTAQLLGHHTADVGEALPRTIPTGEVVSTVTNDAMRLGGAFDITARLSGAVVSYAVVAVVLLRTSVPLGLLVLVGVPVLTGALGLLVRPLQRRQAAQREEAGRLTTLGADTVAGLRVLRGIGGEQTFVDRYRHRSQAVRVSGVRVAGVQAALDAAQVLLPGIFVVLVTWLGARLAVEGTISVGDLVTFYGLSAFLVTPLRTATEAVEKMTRAWIGARKIIAVLRVSPQVVDRTNGARAELDDAPLHDPLSGVTVTPGRLTAVVSARPEETAALADRLGRFAEVPSAPVQLGDQRIDLLPLAAVRRHVVVSESEPRLFTGSLRRQLLAAARVGDGDVDRALHTALDTAAAHDVLEALPHGVDSDVEERGRSFSGGQRQRLSLARALLTDAPVLVLVEPTSAVDAHTEARVAARLSEQRAGRTTVVMTASPLLLDHADHVVFLRDGAVVAEGTHRELLAGEPAYAHTVTRGDDA
- a CDS encoding GIY-YIG nuclease family protein, with product MPKRERGQLLPNADVFTLDLNAALLAQLPAALEGLETAPLTKENLAKLGPEHGVYQLFHQGQPVYIGKSKQALRNRLGQHLNRCSGRYNIDLADMSFRCLYVDKFVDSASPESVLIERYQAQGKAPWNVKEGFAPKDVGRGRPDGRPGKWYLDRPVRHDCVIEVDGAGEPMPIEQALLAIKNAVPFDLFKFASQRSRLPKDQAMTEDYVGRTVTLASGPSPLMDHLANVLHQLPPGWQASIIPQGVFVYRESVDSPWNIDGWRRTETGLVELSPGDWHSQLAQDSGGDTPPSV
- a CDS encoding very short patch repair endonuclease; amino-acid sequence: MSGRRGESWASSEAARRVMVGNRRRDTRPELALRKAVHALGLRYRVDVAPMVGLRRRADLVFTRAKVAVFLDGCYWHGCPEHHRPARVNAVFWADKIEGNRRRDADTDARLAEAGWAVVRVWEHQDPVAGAQQVAAVVRSRLSPGR